A single Curtobacterium sp. MCJR17_020 DNA region contains:
- the treY gene encoding malto-oligosyltrehalose synthase, which produces MSAGTPGAGRRVPVSTYRLQVSADFDLAAARDLVDYVHDLGADWLYLSPVLQSEPGSDHGYDVVDHTHVDTDRGGDEALRVLAEAAHAVGLGVLVDVVPNHVGVATPAVNPWWWSLLELGQGSPVAWAFDVDWDAGDGKVRVPVLDDRLLEAVTLDTSDAEHPVLRVGETAYPTAPGSAHPGDSVEAVHALQHYAFVHWKRADHDLNYRRFFAVNTLAAIRVEEPEVFAASHGVIGGWFRDGLVDGLRIDHPDGLYDPAGYLQDLAELTGGAYTLVEKILEPGEELPSSWPVDGTTGYDALGVLDRVLVDPAGEPSLTAASGAEPADWQQLTHDTRRGIADGILGSEVERLARLLAPVAAGADAITHERLVDALAEVVASFDVYRTYLPEGAHHLIAALERAAEARPDLDDVIDRIAPALVDPENAAAIRLQQTSGMVMAKGVEDTAFYRTSRLTSLSEVGGDPSVFAVSVADFHQAQRDRLGSWPHTMTTLTTHDTKRSEDTRARIAVLAELGSEWADTLDRLQSLVPLEDRVFADLLWQAIVGARPASRERLHAYAEKASREAGDSTTWTEPDTAFEERMHALVDAAFDEPAVVAVLDALDERIDAAGWSNGLAQKLVQLTAPGVPDVYQGTEFWDRSLVDPDNRRAVDYAERRHVLAEIDGPDDDGPEDLPAIGIDGAAKLLVTARALRLRRDHPELFTRYLALEATGSAADHVVAFDRGGAVTVATRLPIGLERVGGWGDTLVHAVPVDRVDLLTGRTFPASRGIALADLLTTYPVALLVPATTVGEPGHADTVTDASGAGRASRSTGGTVPAATESDAQAEIDTLEGHA; this is translated from the coding sequence ATGAGCGCCGGCACACCGGGAGCCGGGCGTCGCGTCCCGGTCTCGACCTACCGGCTGCAGGTCTCCGCCGACTTCGACCTGGCCGCGGCACGCGACCTCGTCGACTACGTGCACGACCTCGGCGCCGACTGGCTGTACCTGTCGCCGGTCCTGCAGTCGGAGCCCGGCTCGGACCACGGCTACGACGTCGTCGACCACACGCACGTCGACACCGACCGTGGTGGGGACGAAGCCCTCCGGGTCCTCGCCGAGGCCGCGCACGCGGTCGGGCTCGGCGTGCTCGTCGACGTCGTCCCGAACCACGTCGGGGTCGCCACCCCGGCGGTCAACCCGTGGTGGTGGTCCCTGCTCGAACTCGGGCAGGGCTCGCCCGTCGCCTGGGCGTTCGACGTCGACTGGGACGCCGGCGACGGCAAGGTCCGGGTGCCGGTCCTCGACGACCGGCTGCTCGAAGCCGTCACGCTCGACACGTCAGACGCCGAGCACCCGGTGCTCCGGGTCGGCGAGACCGCGTACCCGACCGCGCCGGGCAGCGCCCACCCGGGCGACTCGGTCGAGGCCGTGCACGCGCTGCAGCACTACGCGTTCGTGCACTGGAAGCGTGCCGACCACGACCTGAACTACCGCCGCTTCTTCGCGGTGAACACGCTCGCGGCCATCCGGGTCGAGGAACCCGAGGTGTTCGCGGCGTCGCACGGCGTCATCGGCGGCTGGTTCCGCGACGGCCTCGTCGACGGCCTGCGCATCGACCACCCCGACGGCCTGTACGACCCCGCCGGCTACCTGCAGGACCTCGCCGAGCTGACCGGCGGTGCGTACACCCTCGTCGAGAAGATCCTCGAACCCGGCGAGGAGCTCCCGAGCTCGTGGCCCGTCGACGGCACGACCGGGTACGACGCCCTGGGCGTCCTGGACCGCGTGCTCGTCGACCCCGCGGGCGAACCCTCGCTGACCGCGGCGTCGGGCGCGGAGCCCGCGGACTGGCAGCAGCTCACGCACGACACCCGCCGCGGCATCGCCGACGGGATCCTGGGCAGCGAGGTCGAACGACTCGCCCGACTGCTCGCCCCGGTCGCCGCCGGAGCGGACGCGATCACGCACGAACGGCTCGTCGACGCCCTCGCCGAGGTCGTGGCGTCGTTCGACGTGTACCGCACCTACCTGCCCGAGGGCGCGCACCACCTCATCGCGGCGCTCGAACGCGCGGCAGAGGCCCGTCCCGACCTCGACGACGTCATCGACCGCATCGCCCCGGCGCTCGTCGACCCGGAGAACGCCGCCGCGATCCGCCTGCAGCAGACGAGCGGCATGGTGATGGCCAAGGGCGTCGAGGACACGGCGTTCTACCGCACGTCACGCCTGACGTCCCTGAGCGAGGTCGGTGGTGATCCGAGTGTCTTCGCGGTCTCCGTGGCCGACTTCCACCAGGCGCAGCGCGACCGGCTCGGCAGCTGGCCGCACACCATGACGACGCTCACCACGCACGACACGAAGCGCAGCGAGGACACCCGCGCACGCATCGCGGTCCTGGCCGAGCTCGGCAGCGAGTGGGCCGACACGCTCGATCGGTTGCAGTCCCTCGTCCCGCTCGAGGACCGCGTGTTCGCCGACCTCCTCTGGCAGGCGATCGTCGGTGCCCGGCCCGCGAGTCGTGAGCGGCTGCACGCCTACGCCGAGAAGGCATCACGCGAAGCCGGCGACAGCACCACCTGGACCGAGCCGGACACGGCGTTCGAGGAGCGCATGCACGCCCTCGTCGACGCGGCGTTCGACGAGCCCGCGGTGGTGGCCGTGCTCGATGCCCTCGACGAACGGATCGACGCGGCGGGGTGGTCGAACGGGCTCGCGCAGAAGCTCGTGCAGCTCACGGCACCCGGCGTCCCCGACGTCTACCAGGGCACCGAGTTCTGGGACCGGTCCCTCGTCGACCCCGACAACCGCCGAGCCGTGGACTACGCCGAACGGCGCCACGTCCTCGCCGAGATCGACGGCCCGGACGACGACGGCCCCGAGGACCTTCCGGCGATCGGGATCGACGGCGCCGCGAAGCTCCTCGTGACAGCCCGTGCACTCCGTCTCCGCCGCGACCACCCGGAGCTCTTCACGCGGTACCTCGCGCTCGAAGCGACGGGCAGCGCGGCGGACCACGTCGTCGCGTTCGACCGCGGCGGTGCCGTCACGGTCGCCACACGACTGCCGATCGGCCTCGAGCGGGTCGGTGGCTGGGGTGACACCCTCGTGCACGCCGTCCCCGTCGACCGGGTCGACCTGCTCACCGGCAGGACCTTCCCGGCCAGCCGGGGCATCGCGCTCGCGGACCTGCTCACCACCTACCCGGTCGCGCTGCTCGTGCCGGCCACCACGGTCGGGGAACCCGGCCACGCTGACACGGTGACCGACGCGTCCGGCGCGGGACGGGCCTCCCGGTCCACCGGTGGAACCGTCCCGGCGGCGACCGAGTCCGACGCGCAAGCGGAGATCGACACCCTGGAGGGTCACGCATGA
- a CDS encoding ATP-binding protein, translating to MRESADPANPADPADGEGLAAGVAAAAAGAAVASGGRLVVLVDGRSGTGKTTLGDQLAQLLGAQVVHLDDVYPGWDGLRAAADAVVRDVLGPPSGYRRWDWVADGPAEWAAVDPDLPIVIEGCGAVSRASVELASLAVWLEADDAVRWDRAIGRDGDTFAREWDRWAAQEQDFIAAEDPASLADVVLRT from the coding sequence GTGCGTGAGTCGGCGGACCCGGCGAACCCGGCGGACCCGGCGGACGGCGAGGGACTCGCCGCGGGCGTCGCCGCGGCCGCAGCCGGTGCTGCGGTGGCATCGGGCGGGCGCCTCGTGGTCCTCGTCGACGGCCGCTCCGGCACCGGCAAGACGACCCTCGGTGACCAGCTCGCGCAGCTGCTGGGGGCGCAGGTCGTGCACCTCGACGACGTCTACCCGGGGTGGGACGGACTGCGCGCGGCGGCCGACGCCGTGGTCCGCGACGTGCTCGGGCCTCCCAGTGGGTACCGCCGGTGGGACTGGGTGGCCGACGGCCCGGCGGAGTGGGCCGCGGTCGACCCCGACCTGCCGATCGTGATCGAGGGCTGCGGGGCGGTTTCACGGGCGTCGGTGGAGCTGGCCTCGTTGGCGGTGTGGCTCGAGGCGGACGACGCAGTCCGCTGGGACCGGGCGATCGGCCGCGACGGCGACACCTTCGCGCGCGAGTGGGACCGGTGGGCGGCGCAGGAGCAGGACTTCATCGCCGCCGAGGACCCGGCGTCCCTGGCCGACGTGGTGCTGCGGACGTAG
- the glgX gene encoding glycogen debranching protein GlgX: MHTWPGNPYPLGATYDGSGTNFALFSEVAERVELCLFDTDGNEECIPLVEVDAYVWHAYLPNIGPGQEYGFRVHGPYDPDSGARCNPSKLLLDPYAKATSGEIDWDQSLFAYTFGDPDSTNDDDSAAHMMKGVVINPFFDWQGDRAPRTPYGETVIYEAHVKGLTETHPDVPEEQRGTYAGVSHPAVIEHLQRLGITTLELMPVHQFVNDSTLQDKGLSNYWGYNTIGFFAPHSSYSSSGDQGQQVQEFKTMVRELHRAGIEVVLDVVYNHTAEGNHLGPTLSFRGIDNAAYYRLVDDDKKFYMDYTGTGNSLNVGHPHSLQLILDSLRYWVTEMHVDGFRFDLASALAREFYEVDRLSAFFELVQQDPIVSQVKLIAEPWDVGPGGYQVGNFPPQWSEWNGKYRDTVRDFWRGESSTLGEFASRISGSADLYEHDGRTPKASINFITAHDGFTLYDLVAYNEKHNEANGEDNNDGESHNRSWNSGAEGPTDDETVNALRLQRRRNFLATLLLSQGVPMIAHGDELGRSQSGNNNVYAQDSELSWIDWESADDDLVQFTADVVKLRHDHPTFRRTRYFNGRPVRRGQDEPLPDVVWLTPEGDAMSPEDWDSGFGKSVGMYLNGDGIRGRDSRGERVTDVAFITYFNAHDDVVTFTLPPEEYAPGWTVRIDTAEPGARDEIVEAGTPLDVPARSMIVLRAEPNHEVSVAPVEVQHHEGDPELRSPQDAVTPANPAGSTAPSGTAR; the protein is encoded by the coding sequence TTGCACACCTGGCCCGGCAATCCGTACCCGCTCGGGGCGACCTACGACGGAAGCGGCACGAACTTCGCGCTCTTCAGCGAGGTCGCCGAGCGCGTCGAACTCTGTCTGTTCGACACCGACGGCAACGAAGAGTGCATCCCCCTCGTCGAGGTCGACGCCTACGTCTGGCACGCCTACCTGCCGAACATCGGCCCCGGGCAGGAGTACGGCTTCCGTGTCCACGGCCCGTACGACCCCGACAGCGGGGCACGCTGCAACCCGTCGAAGCTGCTGCTCGACCCCTACGCCAAGGCGACGAGCGGCGAGATCGACTGGGACCAGTCACTCTTCGCGTACACGTTCGGCGACCCGGACTCGACGAACGACGACGACTCCGCGGCGCACATGATGAAGGGCGTCGTGATCAACCCGTTCTTCGACTGGCAGGGCGACCGCGCACCGCGCACGCCCTACGGCGAGACGGTCATCTACGAAGCGCACGTCAAGGGCCTCACCGAGACCCACCCCGACGTGCCCGAAGAGCAGCGCGGCACCTACGCCGGCGTCTCGCACCCGGCGGTCATCGAGCACCTGCAGCGACTCGGCATCACGACGCTCGAGCTCATGCCGGTGCACCAGTTCGTGAACGACTCGACCCTGCAGGACAAGGGGCTGTCGAACTACTGGGGCTACAACACCATCGGCTTCTTCGCGCCGCACTCCTCGTACTCGTCCTCGGGCGACCAGGGCCAGCAGGTGCAGGAGTTCAAGACGATGGTGCGGGAGCTCCACCGCGCCGGCATCGAGGTCGTGCTCGACGTCGTCTACAACCACACCGCCGAGGGCAACCACCTCGGGCCGACGCTGTCGTTCCGCGGCATCGACAACGCGGCGTACTACCGCCTGGTCGACGACGACAAGAAGTTCTACATGGACTACACGGGCACCGGGAACTCGCTCAACGTCGGGCACCCCCACTCGCTGCAGCTCATCCTCGACTCGCTGCGTTACTGGGTGACCGAGATGCACGTCGACGGCTTCCGCTTCGACCTCGCCTCGGCGCTCGCCCGCGAGTTCTACGAGGTCGACCGGCTGTCCGCGTTCTTCGAGCTCGTGCAGCAGGACCCGATCGTGTCGCAGGTCAAGCTCATCGCCGAGCCCTGGGACGTCGGCCCCGGCGGCTACCAGGTCGGCAACTTCCCGCCCCAGTGGTCGGAGTGGAACGGCAAGTACCGCGACACCGTGCGCGACTTCTGGCGCGGCGAGTCGTCGACGCTCGGTGAGTTCGCCTCGCGCATCTCCGGCTCGGCCGACCTGTACGAGCACGACGGCCGCACGCCCAAGGCCAGCATCAACTTCATCACCGCGCACGACGGCTTCACGCTGTACGACCTCGTCGCCTACAACGAGAAGCACAACGAAGCCAACGGCGAGGACAACAACGACGGCGAGAGCCACAACCGGTCCTGGAACTCCGGCGCCGAGGGCCCGACCGACGACGAGACCGTGAACGCCCTGCGGCTGCAGCGACGCCGGAACTTCCTGGCGACGCTGCTCCTCAGCCAGGGCGTGCCGATGATCGCCCACGGTGACGAGCTCGGCCGTTCGCAGTCCGGCAACAACAACGTCTACGCGCAGGACTCCGAGCTCAGCTGGATCGACTGGGAGTCCGCGGACGACGACCTCGTCCAGTTCACCGCCGACGTGGTCAAGCTGCGCCACGACCACCCGACGTTCCGCCGCACCCGGTACTTCAACGGGCGCCCGGTGCGCCGTGGTCAGGACGAGCCGCTGCCCGACGTGGTCTGGCTCACGCCCGAGGGCGACGCGATGTCGCCGGAGGACTGGGACTCCGGTTTCGGCAAGAGCGTCGGCATGTACCTGAACGGCGACGGCATCCGTGGGCGCGACTCCCGAGGCGAGCGCGTCACCGACGTGGCGTTCATCACGTACTTCAACGCCCACGACGACGTCGTGACCTTCACCCTGCCGCCCGAGGAGTACGCACCCGGCTGGACGGTCCGCATCGACACCGCCGAGCCCGGCGCCCGTGACGAGATCGTCGAGGCGGGCACGCCGCTCGACGTCCCCGCCCGGTCGATGATCGTCCTGCGTGCCGAGCCGAACCACGAGGTCTCCGTCGCACCGGTCGAGGTCCAGCACCACGAGGGCGATCCAGAGCTCCGGTCCCCGCAGGACGCCGTGACGCCAGCGAACCCCGCCGGTTCCACCGCGCCGAGCGGCACCGCACGATGA
- a CDS encoding ECF transporter S component, whose product MSSGTSSTVHTAPRRSLRWRVVDIVVASVLAVALGVVFRLWEFGYEPISAVMDLVLPGTKALFGGVWLLAGPLVAIVVRKPGAALYGEMVAASVEALFGTQWGWLTLEAGLVQGLGAEIVLALFLYRVYRLPVVVLAGAAAGLALGINDTVLWYPGLDAAFKVVYVVCAIVSGAVIAGAGSWLIVRALARTGVLSSFAAGREHSRRRPRELV is encoded by the coding sequence ATGTCTTCTGGCACGTCATCAACCGTCCACACCGCTCCGCGGCGATCGCTGCGCTGGCGGGTCGTCGACATCGTCGTCGCGAGCGTGCTCGCGGTGGCGCTCGGCGTCGTCTTCCGGCTGTGGGAGTTCGGCTACGAACCCATCAGCGCCGTCATGGACCTCGTCCTGCCGGGCACGAAGGCCCTGTTCGGCGGAGTGTGGTTGCTCGCCGGCCCGCTCGTCGCGATCGTCGTCCGCAAGCCCGGTGCCGCGCTCTACGGCGAGATGGTCGCCGCGTCGGTCGAGGCACTGTTCGGCACGCAGTGGGGGTGGCTGACGCTCGAGGCCGGACTGGTCCAGGGTCTCGGCGCCGAGATCGTCCTCGCACTCTTCCTGTACCGCGTGTACCGGCTGCCGGTCGTCGTCCTGGCGGGCGCCGCAGCCGGCCTCGCGCTCGGCATCAACGACACCGTGCTGTGGTACCCGGGTCTCGACGCCGCGTTCAAGGTCGTCTACGTCGTGTGCGCGATCGTGTCGGGTGCCGTCATCGCGGGCGCCGGCTCGTGGCTGATCGTCCGCGCGCTCGCACGCACCGGCGTGCTGTCCTCGTTCGCGGCCGGCCGGGAGCACAGCCGGCGTCGGCCGCGCGAACTGGTGTGA
- a CDS encoding acyltransferase family protein translates to MHTRTLRPDVQGLRGIAVAAVVLDHAFRWPSGGFLGVDVFFVLSGFVITAGLLRERTRTGRINLRDFAVRRVRRLAPASMLVLVATTAAAWVLLPATRFGTVATDALWSAVAVQNWRLASEGTDYFAATTSASPFQHFWSLGVEEQFYLVLPVLMLLLLGRSAGTGRSAEVGRAGLTTMVIAVLTICSLVWAFLSVTRDPGAAYFSTATRAWELGLGVVVALLVRRGRALRPWLAETLVIIGTASILGSIVIGRESIGVPAPLAVVPTIGTALVLIAGAGPGRGAWAAAPLRWRPLVGLGAISYSLYLWHWPFIVLLPLFTSLPMPAIVALSLLAAIASYATVETAFRHRGLVSTLREHRLRLQLGGLTVLTVLTLITVSGTAERLKPLPAVPAAAADAGPAEDDDAFPALRARADAVAAGLAARAWPDTLTPSADAISAAGYADSLTTASDWASTIGCSRIGADWRAAGCTWGPEAETSTDIVLAGDSTGAFSAPGWRALADVSEAGVRVRNAAEIGCPFSTTALRSDAATCATHNAEVLAELERTSPDVLVVTNRFWDENDPSLESIDEDAYQDGVREMIEAARAHVGRVVVVPATPPGYAPTSCTSGTKGPQDCRTSDGVARSQMRSLTSALKGVEGAEVLDTTPLWCVYGSCPLLIGDVLTRFDPVHVTPEASRASAPALLDLLRQQEVLPGVTPSDP, encoded by the coding sequence GTGCACACCCGAACTCTCCGCCCCGACGTCCAGGGGCTCCGCGGCATCGCGGTGGCAGCAGTCGTCCTCGACCACGCCTTCCGCTGGCCGAGCGGTGGGTTCCTCGGCGTCGACGTCTTCTTCGTGCTCTCCGGCTTCGTCATCACGGCCGGATTGCTACGCGAACGTACCCGGACCGGTCGGATCAACCTGCGCGACTTCGCCGTCCGACGGGTACGTCGCCTCGCGCCGGCTTCGATGCTCGTGCTCGTCGCGACCACCGCAGCGGCGTGGGTGCTGCTCCCCGCGACACGCTTCGGGACCGTCGCGACGGACGCCCTCTGGTCCGCAGTCGCGGTGCAGAACTGGCGGCTCGCGTCCGAGGGGACCGACTACTTCGCTGCGACGACCTCGGCGTCGCCGTTCCAGCACTTCTGGTCCCTCGGGGTCGAGGAGCAGTTCTACCTGGTCCTCCCGGTCCTGATGCTGCTCCTGCTCGGGCGCTCGGCCGGCACCGGGCGCAGCGCCGAGGTCGGACGGGCCGGCCTGACGACCATGGTGATCGCCGTGCTGACCATCTGCTCGCTGGTGTGGGCTTTCCTCTCGGTCACCCGCGACCCTGGGGCGGCGTACTTCTCGACGGCGACCCGCGCCTGGGAACTCGGCCTCGGCGTCGTGGTGGCCCTGCTCGTGCGCCGAGGACGCGCACTGCGCCCGTGGCTCGCCGAGACCCTGGTGATCATCGGGACAGCCTCGATCCTCGGGTCGATCGTCATCGGACGCGAGTCGATCGGCGTCCCGGCTCCGCTCGCCGTCGTCCCGACGATCGGCACCGCCCTGGTCCTGATCGCAGGGGCCGGGCCCGGACGCGGTGCGTGGGCCGCCGCTCCGCTTCGGTGGCGACCCCTCGTCGGGCTCGGCGCCATCAGCTACTCCCTGTACCTCTGGCACTGGCCGTTCATCGTCCTGCTGCCCCTGTTCACCTCGCTGCCGATGCCCGCGATCGTGGCGCTGTCCCTGCTGGCCGCGATCGCCAGCTACGCGACGGTCGAGACCGCCTTCCGACACCGCGGACTCGTGTCGACGCTGCGTGAGCACCGTCTGCGGCTCCAGCTCGGCGGACTGACCGTGCTCACCGTGCTGACGCTGATCACCGTGTCCGGCACCGCGGAACGACTGAAGCCGCTCCCCGCGGTGCCTGCCGCGGCGGCCGATGCAGGTCCGGCCGAGGACGACGACGCCTTCCCCGCGCTCCGGGCGCGTGCCGATGCCGTCGCCGCAGGTCTGGCCGCGCGTGCGTGGCCGGACACCCTCACGCCGAGCGCCGACGCCATCAGCGCGGCCGGCTACGCGGACTCGCTCACCACCGCCTCGGACTGGGCGTCGACCATCGGGTGCTCGCGGATCGGCGCGGACTGGCGTGCCGCGGGCTGCACGTGGGGCCCGGAGGCCGAGACCAGTACCGACATCGTGCTCGCCGGCGACTCGACGGGGGCGTTCTCGGCGCCGGGGTGGCGTGCCCTCGCCGATGTCTCCGAGGCCGGCGTCCGGGTCCGCAACGCCGCAGAGATCGGCTGCCCCTTCTCGACGACCGCGCTCCGGTCAGACGCCGCGACGTGCGCCACGCACAACGCCGAGGTGCTCGCCGAACTCGAGCGGACCAGCCCGGACGTCCTCGTCGTCACCAACCGGTTCTGGGACGAGAACGACCCGAGTCTGGAGTCGATCGACGAAGACGCCTACCAGGACGGCGTCCGCGAGATGATCGAGGCAGCCCGCGCCCACGTCGGCCGCGTCGTCGTGGTGCCGGCGACGCCGCCGGGGTACGCCCCCACGAGCTGCACCTCGGGCACCAAGGGGCCTCAGGACTGCCGGACCAGCGACGGCGTCGCCCGCTCGCAGATGCGCTCGCTCACCTCGGCGCTGAAGGGTGTCGAGGGGGCCGAGGTCCTCGACACGACCCCGCTCTGGTGCGTGTACGGGTCTTGCCCGCTGCTCATCGGCGATGTCTTGACACGGTTCGACCCGGTGCACGTCACACCCGAGGCATCGCGAGCGTCCGCACCGGCCCTGCTCGACCTGCTCCGTCAGCAGGAGGTCCTGCCGGGTGTGACACCATCGGACCCGTGA
- a CDS encoding metallopeptidase family protein, translating into MEMSADDFEQLVTDELDLLPDEMVDGLDNVVFVVEDEPENGEELFGVYDGIAATERGQYGFGELPDRIVVFRKQHLAECDTVDELKDEVHTTLVHEIGHFYGIDDERLHELGWA; encoded by the coding sequence ATGGAGATGTCCGCCGACGACTTCGAGCAACTCGTGACCGACGAACTCGATCTACTGCCCGACGAGATGGTCGACGGGCTCGACAACGTGGTGTTCGTCGTCGAGGACGAACCGGAGAACGGCGAAGAGCTCTTCGGCGTGTACGACGGCATCGCGGCCACCGAGCGCGGGCAGTACGGCTTCGGCGAGCTGCCCGATCGGATCGTGGTGTTCCGCAAGCAGCACCTGGCCGAGTGCGACACCGTCGACGAGCTCAAGGACGAGGTGCACACGACCCTCGTCCACGAGATCGGGCACTTCTACGGCATCGACGACGAGCGGTTGCACGAGCTCGGCTGGGCGTAG
- a CDS encoding ATP-binding cassette domain-containing protein, with protein MSAPSSTSPDVVGVRAARIAFRDWGWRYPERAEWAVRGVDLTVEPGERVAVVGPSGSGKSTLLRAVAAVLPDEPDPTDDTAASVQGSVLVDGADPRAVRGRVGLVMQDPEAHTVMSRIGDDVAFGCENLAVPRDETWARVRSALTVVGLDLPLDRSTAMLSGGQRQRLALAGVLAMRPGALVLDEPCANLDPAGVVQVHDAVRALLDETGATLLVVEHRIGTWLDLVDRLVLLEPGGGVVADGTPAEVLARHGAALTAAGVWVPGAEPERGAARGRLRPAARTGEMPGSAAEGTVAFRPLGEGAGAGVGAGAGTGAGALLEARDLGTGRGKRQRVGSGIELELRAGQVLAITGPNGVGKSTLGLTLAGLLPPVAGEFAATTDLAAGLDPAPHTWSSRELAARIGTVFQDPEHQFVAGSVREEVEAGPRAIGAADAAGRADALLGEFGLAHLADANPFTLSGGEQRRLAIAAVVAARPPVVVLDEPTSGQDRSTWDAVVRHLGALADAGTTVVAVTHDRDLIRALDADEVVLGADGARRVDRDQGGATATTPETGPTSTGRTAPPGRTDATTATDPTDHHRGVRAVQPVASLVGVLALGVCLVLSLDVVSAAVALAVELALLPLLRLPVRTLLLRVSPVLVAVPLTAVSIALYGRPSGREWFDFGFAHVTDGSLMLALATALRVLAVGLPAVALFVRVDPTDLADGLAQVLRLPARFVLGALAAIRMMTLLVDDWRQLAMARRARGLADTGRLRRGASMAFALLVLALRRATTLAVAMESRGFGAPGRRTWARVARFAWPEWAMVAVLVGIGVASIAVAVAAGTWRA; from the coding sequence GTGTCGGCTCCGTCGTCGACGTCCCCGGACGTCGTCGGCGTGCGCGCCGCGCGCATCGCGTTCCGCGACTGGGGGTGGCGCTACCCCGAACGCGCCGAGTGGGCCGTCCGTGGCGTCGACCTGACCGTCGAGCCGGGGGAGCGGGTCGCGGTCGTCGGGCCGTCCGGCTCCGGCAAGTCGACGCTGCTCCGGGCGGTCGCCGCCGTGCTGCCCGACGAACCCGACCCCACCGACGACACCGCTGCTTCCGTGCAGGGCTCGGTCCTGGTCGACGGTGCCGACCCCCGCGCGGTCCGCGGGCGTGTCGGACTCGTCATGCAGGACCCCGAGGCGCACACCGTGATGTCGCGGATCGGCGACGACGTGGCCTTCGGGTGCGAGAATCTCGCCGTCCCGCGCGACGAGACCTGGGCACGGGTGCGGTCGGCGCTCACGGTCGTCGGGCTCGACCTGCCCCTCGACCGTTCGACCGCGATGCTCTCCGGCGGCCAGCGGCAACGACTGGCGCTCGCCGGGGTGCTCGCGATGCGGCCGGGAGCCCTCGTGCTCGACGAACCCTGTGCGAACCTCGACCCGGCCGGCGTGGTCCAGGTGCACGACGCCGTCCGCGCGCTGCTCGACGAGACGGGGGCGACCCTGCTCGTGGTGGAGCACCGGATCGGCACCTGGCTCGACCTGGTCGACCGGCTCGTGCTGCTCGAGCCCGGCGGCGGGGTCGTCGCGGACGGCACGCCTGCCGAGGTGCTCGCCCGCCACGGCGCCGCGCTCACCGCGGCCGGGGTGTGGGTGCCCGGCGCCGAGCCAGAGCGTGGCGCGGCCCGCGGGCGGCTGCGTCCGGCTGCGCGAACGGGCGAAATGCCCGGGTCGGCCGCCGAGGGGACCGTGGCATTTCGCCCGCTCGGCGAGGGGGCGGGCGCGGGCGTCGGGGCGGGGGCGGGCACGGGGGCTGGCGCGCTGCTCGAGGCGCGGGACCTCGGGACCGGCCGGGGTAAGCGACAGCGAGTGGGCAGCGGGATCGAGCTCGAACTCCGAGCCGGACAGGTCCTGGCGATCACGGGGCCGAACGGGGTCGGCAAGTCGACGCTCGGCCTCACGCTCGCGGGGCTCCTGCCTCCGGTCGCGGGGGAGTTCGCCGCCACGACGGACCTCGCCGCCGGCCTCGACCCGGCGCCGCACACGTGGTCGAGCCGCGAACTCGCCGCCCGCATCGGCACCGTCTTCCAAGACCCTGAGCACCAGTTCGTCGCCGGCTCGGTCCGCGAGGAGGTCGAGGCGGGCCCCCGCGCGATCGGCGCTGCGGACGCCGCGGGTCGGGCCGACGCGCTCCTCGGCGAGTTCGGCCTCGCCCACCTCGCCGACGCCAACCCGTTCACGCTCTCCGGCGGCGAGCAGCGACGGCTCGCCATCGCCGCTGTCGTCGCCGCGCGGCCGCCGGTCGTCGTGCTCGACGAACCGACCTCCGGGCAGGACCGGTCCACGTGGGACGCCGTCGTCCGGCACCTCGGAGCACTCGCCGACGCCGGCACCACCGTCGTCGCCGTCACGCACGACCGCGACCTGATCCGGGCGCTCGACGCCGACGAGGTCGTGCTCGGGGCGGACGGAGCCCGGCGCGTGGACCGCGACCAGGGGGGTGCGACGGCGACCACCCCGGAGACGGGGCCGACGTCGACAGGCCGGACCGCGCCTCCAGGCCGAACCGACGCAACGACCGCCACCGACCCGACAGACCACCACCGCGGCGTCCGCGCCGTCCAACCGGTGGCCTCACTCGTCGGCGTCCTCGCGCTCGGCGTGTGCCTCGTGCTGAGCCTGGACGTCGTGTCCGCAGCCGTCGCCCTCGCGGTCGAGCTCGCGCTGCTGCCACTCCTGCGGCTGCCGGTGCGGACCCTGCTGCTGCGGGTGTCACCGGTCCTGGTGGCCGTGCCGCTCACGGCGGTGAGCATCGCGCTGTACGGACGACCTTCCGGACGGGAGTGGTTCGACTTCGGCTTCGCCCACGTCACCGACGGGTCGCTGATGCTCGCCCTGGCGACGGCGCTCCGCGTGCTCGCCGTGGGGCTGCCCGCGGTCGCGTTGTTCGTCCGCGTCGACCCCACCGACCTGGCCGACGGGCTCGCGCAGGTGCTGCGGCTGCCGGCGCGGTTCGTGCTCGGGGCCCTCGCGGCCATCCGGATGATGACGTTGCTGGTGGACGACTGGCGGCAGCTCGCGATGGCGCGGCGCGCTCGGGGGCTGGCCGACACCGGACGGCTGCGGCGTGGGGCGTCGATGGCGTTCGCGCTGCTGGTCCTGGCGCTGCGACGGGCGACGACGTTGGCGGTGGCGATGGAGTCGCGCGGGTTCGGGGCTCCCGGGCGACGCACGTGGGCGCGGGTCGCACGGTTCGCGTGGCCGGAGTGGGCGATGGTGGCGGTGCTCGTCGGGATCGGTGTCGCGTCGATCGCGGTCGCCGTGGCAGCGGGGACCTGGCGTGCGTGA